A genomic segment from Corylus avellana chromosome ca5, CavTom2PMs-1.0 encodes:
- the LOC132182762 gene encoding cinnamoyl-CoA reductase-like SNL6: MGILGAEETMGMELEELHRMLAARAGPESRKDGDEFKDVRVSSEATMDADDVEKLVVCVTSGVSYLGLAIVKELLVRRYSVRIIAENQEDIDRLREMETSGEMRSTDDNISVVMAKLSEIESLSEAFQGCLGVFHTCAFIDPSGVSGYTKYMAEIEMKVSENVMKACARTPSVTKCVLTSSLLACIWRDNTQYDLSSVVNHDSWSDESLCTNKKLWYSLGKLRAEKVAWRVAEESGLKLATICAALTTGPEFYRRNPTPTIAYLKGAQEMYANGLLATVDVNRLAGAHVRVFEAMDKNARRRYLCFDNFVGRDEAEKLARELEMPINRICGDVSGDIPARFQLSNEKLSGLMSTTFRSCYGER; the protein is encoded by the exons ATGGGGATTTTGGGGGCAGAAGAGACCATGGGGATGGAGTTGGAGGAACTCCACCGCATGTTGGCGGCGCGTGCGGGCCCAGAAAGTAGGAAAGACGGGGACGAGTTCAAAGATGTTCGTGTTTCATCGGAGGCCACCATGGACGCCGATGATGTCGAGAAGTTGGTCGTGTGTGTCACAAGTGGCGTGTCTTATTTAGGCCTCGCCATAGTGAAGGAGCTCCTGGTTCGTCGCTACTCCGTTCGGATCATCGCTGAAAACCAAG AGGATATAGATAGATTGAGGGAGATGGAAACGTCAGGAGAGATGAGGTCAACCGACGACAATATTTCAGTAGTTATGGCGAAGCTTAGTGAGATTGAAAGCTTATCAGAAGCCTTTCAGGGTTGCCTCGGCGTATTTCACACTTGTGCATTCATCGACCCCTCTGGCGTTTCTGGGTATACG AAATACATGGCTGAGATAGAAATGAAGGTCAGTGAGAATGTGATGAAAGCATGTGCAAGAACTCCATCAGTAACAAAATGTGTGCTCACATCTTCACTTTTAGCTTGCATTTGGAGGGACAACACCCAATATGATCTCTCCTCTGTAGTTAACCATGACTCATGGAGTGATGAATCACTCTGCACGaacaaaaag CTCTGGTATTCCTTGGGCAAGCTGAGGGCTGAGAAGGTTGCATGGAGAGTAGCAGAGGAGAGCGGGTTAAAACTGGCCACCATATGCGCAGCTCTCACTACCGGACCTGAATTTTACCGGAGAAATCCAACGCCGACAATTGCTTATCTTAAAG GAGCGCAAGAGATGTATGCAAATGGGTTACTAGCAACCGTTGATGTAAACAGATTGGCTGGGGCACATGTACGTGTTTTCGAGGCAATGGACAAGAATGCACGAAGGAGATATCTTTGCTTTGACAACTTTGTTGGAAGGGACGAAGCAGAAAAGCTAGCACGTGAACTAGAAATGCCAATAAACAGGATTTGTGGGGATGTTTCCGGCGACATTCCGGCTCGGTTTCAGCTGTCTAATGAGAAGCTTTCTGGTCTCATGTCAACAACATTCCGATCTTGTTACGGTGAACGCTAG
- the LOC132180929 gene encoding universal stress protein A-like protein, translating into MEGEPTRIMMGVNESTIKGYPHASISSKGAFEWTLQKIVRSNTSGFKLLFLHVQVPDEDGFDDMDSIYASPEDFKNMKNRDRARGTHLLEFFVTRCHEMGISCEAWIKRGDPKEEICHEVKRVQPDFLVVGSRGLGPFQRVFVGTVSEFCAKHAECPVLTIKRRADEAPQDPVDD; encoded by the exons atggAGGGCGAGCCGACTCGGATAATGATGGGAGTGAACGAGTCGACTATCAAGGGGTATCCACACGCGTCGATAAGCAGCAAAGGAGCGTTCGAGTGGACCCTCCAGAAGATCGTTCGCTCCAACACCTCCGGCTTCAAGCTCCTCTTCCTTCACGTCCAAGTCCCCGATGAAGAcg GTTTTGATGACATGGATAGCATTTATGCGTCACCTGAAGATTTTAAAAACATGAAGAACAGGGACAGGGCAAGAGGGACTCATCTGCTTGAGTTCTTTGTCACTAGATGTCATGAAATGGGG ATTTCTTGTGAGGCATGGATCAAGAGAGGTGATCCCAAAGAAGAAATCTGCCATGAGGTGAAGCGAGTCCAGCCTGATTTTCTTGTTGTAGGAAGCCGGGGTCTTGGCCCTTTTCAGAG GGTTTTTGTAGGAACCGTGAGCGAATTTTGCGCGAAGCATGCTGAGTGCCCTGTCCTCACAATCAAACGCAGGGCAGATGAAGCTCCTCAGGACCCTGTTGATGACTGA
- the LOC132183433 gene encoding serine/threonine-protein kinase BLUS1 isoform X1, with amino-acid sequence MEYVPEKKFPVNAKDYKLYEEVGEGVSASVYRALCVPLNEIVAIKVLDLEKCNNDLDGIRREVQTMTLIDHPNVLRAHCSFTTSHSLWVVMPYMAGGSCLHIMKSAYPEGFEEAVIVTLLREVLKALVYLHAHGFIHRDVKAGNILIDSNGAVKLADFGVSACMFDTGDRQRSRNTFVGTPCWMAPEVMQQLHGYDFKADIWSFGITALELAHGHAPFSKYPPMKVLLMTLQNAPPGLDYERDRRFSKAFKEMVATCLVKDPKKRPTSEKLMKHPFFKHARTKEYLAHAILEGLSPLGDRFRILKAKEADLLVQNKALYGDKEQLSQQEYIRGISAWNFNLEDLKTQAALIQDDGMPNSEDLDASKKQKDRNDDVGFPAERLSHERANHSNAPPNQEDGFDDLHDLENSLASFPIKPLQALKGCFDVIEDDAIASSPRDVSQENGRNESECSGQSSILPRPVIPEHKAFLGGSLLPENALSPKKVIGDGDRDHLQSKFQGERNYSGSLMYRQKKDANSISSVEDTSEGSVVQRKGRFKVTDLSPKGPTNCIFGPISGGSTCPTTPNLTPASILLSLQCVLQQNTMQREELIKLIKYVEQTYGKHAESAEAVTSDLLQVPPGTTRERELQSQLIHMQQSIRSLEEELQRHKMTNAQAGCELVFQYVNHMIELESQLNALVNKEEKV; translated from the exons ATGGAGTATGTGCCAGAGAAAAAATTCCCTGTCAATGCAAAAGACTATAAGTTATATGAAGAAGTTGGTGAAGGAGTCAGCGCCTCGGTGTACAGGGCTCTCTGTGTTCCACTTAATGAGATAGTTGCAATCAAGGTTCTTGATCTGGAAAAGTGCAATAATGACCTG GATGGTATCCGGCGAGAGGTACAAACAATGACCTTGATTGATCATCCAAATGTGTTACGGGCGCATTGTTCTTTCACTACTAGCCACAGCCTTTGGGTTGTGATGCCGTACATGGCTGGTGGGTCCTGCCTTCATATAATGAAATCTGCATATCCTGAAGGTTTTGAGGAGGCTGTTATTGTTACTTTATTGCGTGAGGTTCTGAAAGCTCTTGTTTATCTTCATGCCCATGGGTTTATCCATAGAGATGTGAAG GCTGGGAATATCTTAATTGATTCTAATGGTGCTGTCAAGTTAGCTGATTTTGGTGTATCAGCATGCATGTTTGATACTGGAGATAGGCAACGATCCAGAAATACTTTTGTTGGGACTCCATGCTG GATGGCTCCAGAAGTTATGCAGCAATTGCATGGTTATGACTTCAA AGCGGACATATGGTCATTTGGAATAACAGCACTTGAACTTGCTCATGGCCATGCCCCATTTTCTAAGTACCCGCCAATGAAA GTTTTGTTGATGACTTTACAAAATGCACCTCCAGGTTTGGACTACGAAAGAGACAGAAGATTTTCAAAG GCTTTCAAAGAGATGGTAGCCACTTGCTTGGTGAAGGATCCAAAAAAACGTCCAACTTCAGAAAAGCTAATGAAGCACCCTTTTTTCAAACATGCACGCACAAAGGAATATCTGGCTCATGCCATTCTTGAAGGCCTTTCTCCTTTAGGTGATCGCTTTAGGATTCTGAAG GCAAAAGAGGCTGATCTTCTTGTGCAGAACAAAGCTCTCTATGGGGATAAGGAGCAGTTATCGCAG CAAGAGTACATTCGTGGCATAAGTGCCTGGAATTTCAACCTTGAAGATTTAAAAACTCAGGCTGCCCTT ATTCAGGATGATGGCATGCCAAATTCTGAAGACCTAGATGCTAGCAAGAAGCAAAAAGACAGGAATGATGATGTTGGATTTCCAGCAGAGAGACTGTCCCATGAAAGGGCCAACCATTCAAATGCTCCACCTAATCAGGAG GACGGGTTCGATGATCTTCATGATTTGGAGAATTCACTTGCTTCATTTCCTATAAAACCTCTTCAAGCACTCAA AGGTTGTTTTGATGTCATTGAGGATGATGCAATTGCGAGTAGTCCTAGAGATGTGAGtcaagaaaatggaagaaatgaGAGTGAGTGTTCCGGACAGAGTAGTATTTTACCACGTCCTGTCATTCCTGAGCATAAAGCTTTTTTGGGCGGCTCACTACTACCAGAGAATGCTCTATCTCCTAAAAAGGTTATTGGTGATGGGGACAG GGATCATCTACAATCCAAATTTCAAGGCGAGCGTAACTATAGTGGTTCATTGATGTATCGTCAGAAGAAAGATGCCAATAGCATTTCATCCG TTGAGGATACGTCTGAAGGATCAGTTGTACAGCGTAAGGGGCGCTTTAAGGTCACTGACCTCAGTCCCAAG GGTCCTACGAACTGCATATTTGGCCCAATTTCTGGAGGTTCAACTTGTCCAACAACCCCCAACCTTACACCTGCCTCAATTCTCCTGTCTCTGCAATGTGTTTTGCAGCAGAACACCATGCAAAGG GAAGAACTTATTAAATTGATCAAGTACGTGGAGCAAACCTATG GCAAGCATGCAGAGTCAGCTGAGGCTGTCACAAGTGACCTGTTGCAG GTGCCTCCTGGTACCACCAGGGAGAGAGAGCTGCAGTCTCAGTTGATTCATATGCAACAAAG TATTAGGAGCCTTGAAGAGGAATTGCAGAGGCATAAGATGACAAATGCCCAG GCTGGATGTGAGTTGGTCTTTCAATATGTGAATCATATGATTGAG TTAGAAAGTCAATTAAATGCTTTGGTCAACAAAGAGGAAAAAGTTTAG
- the LOC132183435 gene encoding uncharacterized protein LOC132183435, whose product MGSSGPRFPVTYKSLSLDIKGNKTDVVLCSYDDHFLVIATQIGAMGTILHARKEEGVSIEPTFNVSAIFGKRDEPMLLACARQLIEHISVSGSSKPLVLSLGLKDHSAETLKEIASAVIENRLW is encoded by the exons ATGGGCAGCTCGGGTCCTCGCTTTCCCGTCACCTACAAGAGCCTCTCTTTGGATATTAAG GGGAATAAAACAGATGTAGTCCTTTGCAGTTATGATGATCATTTTCTT GTTATTGCAACTCAAATAGGAGCTATGGGGACAATACTGCATGCCAG GAAGGAGGAAGGGGTATCAATTGAGCCAACATTCAACGTGTCTGCAATATTTGGCAAACGAGACGAG CCAATGCTACTGGCATGTGCTCGTCAATTAATTGAACACATCAG CGTCTCTGGCTCTTCCAAGCCGTTGGTTCTCTCTCTAGGACTCAAGGACCATTCTGCG GAGACACTGAAGGAAATTGCTTCTGCTGTGATTGAGAACCGCCTGTGGTAG
- the LOC132183400 gene encoding uncharacterized protein LOC132183400, giving the protein MEENPPRVSRTKGTHEGPRAGPTRKSRHSSFDDGGDQIECSGKHCRACTAGLVADCVALCCCPCAVVNLLALAFVKVPWMVGRRCLGLGKEKGRQRLERKRKCRRSEIDCVVERDGNGRKTTAVAEEEGKMAEIASGFGEEEEERMFEAEKVWLELYQVGHLGFGRVSFTGI; this is encoded by the coding sequence ATGGAGGAGAACCCGCCTCGTGTTTCACGTACAAAAGGGACCCACGAAGGCCCGAGAGCCGGACCCACAAGGAAGAGTCGGCACAGTAGCTTTGATGATGGCGGAGATCAGATCGAGTGTTCTGGCAAGCATTGCCGGGCATGCACCGCCGGGTTGGTAGCCGACTGCGTGGCGCTCTGTTGCTGCCCGTGCGCTGTGGTGAACCTTCTCGCTCTTGCATTTGTGAAGGTCCCGTGGATGGTGGGGAGGAGATGCTTGGGACTGGGAAAAGAGAAGGGTCGTCAGAGGCTGGAAAGGAAGAGGAAATGCAGGAGAAGTGAGATTGACTGCGTGGTGGAGAGGGATGGCAATGGGAGAAAGACGACGGCGGTGGCGGAGGAGGAGGGAAAAATGGCGGAAATCGCATCTGGGTTTggtgaggaagaggaagagagaatgTTTGAAGCAGAGAAGGTTTGGCTAGAGTTGTACCAGGTTGGTCATTTGGGTTTTGGAAGGGTTTCATTCACTGGAATTTAA
- the LOC132181217 gene encoding cinnamoyl-CoA reductase-like SNL6, translating to MGILGAEDSIRMELEELRRMLVACAGLQRRKDGEEFKGVRVSTKGTDADDGQKLVCVTSGVSYLGLAIVKKLLLRGYSVRIIVESEEDINKLREMESSGEMGTRNNNVSVVKAKMTEIESLLEAFEGCRGVFHTSAFIDPAGLSGYTKSMAEIEVKASETVMTACARTPSVRKCVLTSSLLACIWKDNSQCDLSSVINHGCWSDEALCKDKKLWYALGKLRAEKVAWRIAKETRLKLATICPGLITGPEFCHRSPMATIAYLKGAQEMYANGLLATVDVNKLAGAEVCVFEAMDNNAAGRYLCFDEVIERGEAEKLAGEVGMPTNKICGDESGDVEARFQLSNEKLSRLMRRTLRHCYSEC from the exons ATGGGGATTCTGGGGGCAGAAGATAGCATAAGGATGGAGCTGGAGGAGCTCCGCCGCATGCTGGTGGCGTGCGCCGGCCTGCAAAGGAGGAAAGACGGGGAAGAGTTCAAGGGGGTTCGTGTTTCAACCAAAGGCACCGACGCCGATGATGGGCAGAAGTTGGTTTGCGTCACCAGCGGGGTTTCTTATTTGGGCCTCGCCATAGTGAAGAAGCTCTTGCTTCGTGGCTACTCCGTTCGGATCATCGTTGAAAGCGAAG AGGATATCAATAAATTGAGGGAGATGGAAAGCTCAGGAGAGATGGGGACAAGAAACAATAATGTTTCAGTAGTTAAGGCGAAGATGACAGAGATTGAAAGCTTATTAGAAGCCTTTGAGGGCTGTCGTGGCGTATTTCACACCTCTGCATTCATAGACCCCGCCGGCCTCTCTGGCTATACG AAATCCATGGCTGAGATCGAAGTGAAGGCTAGTGAAACTGTGATGACAGCATGTGCGAGAACACCATCAGTAAGAAAATGTGTGCTCACATCTTCACTTTTAGCCTGCATCTGGAAAGACAACAGCCAATGTGATCTCTCCTCTGTTATAAACCATGGCTGCTGGAGTGATGAGGCTCTCTGCAAAGACAAAAAG CTCTGGTATGCATTGGGCAAGCTGAGGGCAGAGAAGGTTGCATGGAGAATAGCCAAGGAGACCAGGTTGAAATTGGCCACCATATGCCCAGGTCTCATTACCGGCCCTGAATTCTGTCATCGAAGTCCAATGGCGACAATTGCTTATCTTAAAG GAGCTCAAGAGATGTATGCAAATGGGTTGCTGGCGACAGTCGATGTAAACAAATTGGCGGGGGCGGAAGTATGTGTTTTTGAGGCAATGGACAACAATGCAGCAGGCAGATACCTTTGCTTTGATGAAGTTATTGAAAGGGGTGAAGCAGAAAAGTTGGCAGGAGAAGTGGGAATGCCAACAAACAAGATTTGCGGGGATGAATCTGGGGATGTTGAGGCTCGGTTTCAGTTGTCTAATGAGAAGCTTTCGAGGCTCATGAGAAGAACACTCCGACATTGTTACAGTGAATGTTAA
- the LOC132183433 gene encoding serine/threonine-protein kinase BLUS1 isoform X2, producing the protein MEYVPEKKFPVNAKDYKLYEEVGEGVSASVYRALCVPLNEIVAIKVLDLEKCNNDLDGIRREVQTMTLIDHPNVLRAHCSFTTSHSLWVVMPYMAGGSCLHIMKSAYPEGFEEAVIVTLLREVLKALVYLHAHGFIHRDVKAGNILIDSNGAVKLADFGVSACMFDTGDRQRSRNTFVGTPCWMAPEVMQQLHGYDFKADIWSFGITALELAHGHAPFSKYPPMKVLLMTLQNAPPGLDYERDRRFSKAFKEMVATCLVKDPKKRPTSEKLMKHPFFKHARTKEYLAHAILEGLSPLGDRFRILKAKEADLLVQNKALYGDKEQLSQQEYIRGISAWNFNLEDLKTQAALIQDDGMPNSEDLDASKKQKDRNDDVGFPAERLSHERANHSNAPPNQEDGFDDLHDLENSLASFPIKPLQALKGCFDVIEDDAIASSPRDVSQENGRNESECSGQSSILPRPVIPEHKAFLGGSLLPENALSPKKVIGDGDRDHLQSKFQGERNYSGSLMYRQKKDANSISSVEDTSEGSVVQRKGRFKVTDLSPKGPTNCIFGPISGGSTCPTTPNLTPASILLSLQCVLQQNTMQREELIKLIKYVEQTYGKHAESAEAVTSDLLQVPPGTTRERELQSQLIHMQQSIRSLEEELQRHKMTNAQLESQLNALVNKEEKV; encoded by the exons ATGGAGTATGTGCCAGAGAAAAAATTCCCTGTCAATGCAAAAGACTATAAGTTATATGAAGAAGTTGGTGAAGGAGTCAGCGCCTCGGTGTACAGGGCTCTCTGTGTTCCACTTAATGAGATAGTTGCAATCAAGGTTCTTGATCTGGAAAAGTGCAATAATGACCTG GATGGTATCCGGCGAGAGGTACAAACAATGACCTTGATTGATCATCCAAATGTGTTACGGGCGCATTGTTCTTTCACTACTAGCCACAGCCTTTGGGTTGTGATGCCGTACATGGCTGGTGGGTCCTGCCTTCATATAATGAAATCTGCATATCCTGAAGGTTTTGAGGAGGCTGTTATTGTTACTTTATTGCGTGAGGTTCTGAAAGCTCTTGTTTATCTTCATGCCCATGGGTTTATCCATAGAGATGTGAAG GCTGGGAATATCTTAATTGATTCTAATGGTGCTGTCAAGTTAGCTGATTTTGGTGTATCAGCATGCATGTTTGATACTGGAGATAGGCAACGATCCAGAAATACTTTTGTTGGGACTCCATGCTG GATGGCTCCAGAAGTTATGCAGCAATTGCATGGTTATGACTTCAA AGCGGACATATGGTCATTTGGAATAACAGCACTTGAACTTGCTCATGGCCATGCCCCATTTTCTAAGTACCCGCCAATGAAA GTTTTGTTGATGACTTTACAAAATGCACCTCCAGGTTTGGACTACGAAAGAGACAGAAGATTTTCAAAG GCTTTCAAAGAGATGGTAGCCACTTGCTTGGTGAAGGATCCAAAAAAACGTCCAACTTCAGAAAAGCTAATGAAGCACCCTTTTTTCAAACATGCACGCACAAAGGAATATCTGGCTCATGCCATTCTTGAAGGCCTTTCTCCTTTAGGTGATCGCTTTAGGATTCTGAAG GCAAAAGAGGCTGATCTTCTTGTGCAGAACAAAGCTCTCTATGGGGATAAGGAGCAGTTATCGCAG CAAGAGTACATTCGTGGCATAAGTGCCTGGAATTTCAACCTTGAAGATTTAAAAACTCAGGCTGCCCTT ATTCAGGATGATGGCATGCCAAATTCTGAAGACCTAGATGCTAGCAAGAAGCAAAAAGACAGGAATGATGATGTTGGATTTCCAGCAGAGAGACTGTCCCATGAAAGGGCCAACCATTCAAATGCTCCACCTAATCAGGAG GACGGGTTCGATGATCTTCATGATTTGGAGAATTCACTTGCTTCATTTCCTATAAAACCTCTTCAAGCACTCAA AGGTTGTTTTGATGTCATTGAGGATGATGCAATTGCGAGTAGTCCTAGAGATGTGAGtcaagaaaatggaagaaatgaGAGTGAGTGTTCCGGACAGAGTAGTATTTTACCACGTCCTGTCATTCCTGAGCATAAAGCTTTTTTGGGCGGCTCACTACTACCAGAGAATGCTCTATCTCCTAAAAAGGTTATTGGTGATGGGGACAG GGATCATCTACAATCCAAATTTCAAGGCGAGCGTAACTATAGTGGTTCATTGATGTATCGTCAGAAGAAAGATGCCAATAGCATTTCATCCG TTGAGGATACGTCTGAAGGATCAGTTGTACAGCGTAAGGGGCGCTTTAAGGTCACTGACCTCAGTCCCAAG GGTCCTACGAACTGCATATTTGGCCCAATTTCTGGAGGTTCAACTTGTCCAACAACCCCCAACCTTACACCTGCCTCAATTCTCCTGTCTCTGCAATGTGTTTTGCAGCAGAACACCATGCAAAGG GAAGAACTTATTAAATTGATCAAGTACGTGGAGCAAACCTATG GCAAGCATGCAGAGTCAGCTGAGGCTGTCACAAGTGACCTGTTGCAG GTGCCTCCTGGTACCACCAGGGAGAGAGAGCTGCAGTCTCAGTTGATTCATATGCAACAAAG TATTAGGAGCCTTGAAGAGGAATTGCAGAGGCATAAGATGACAAATGCCCAG TTAGAAAGTCAATTAAATGCTTTGGTCAACAAAGAGGAAAAAGTTTAG